The following is a genomic window from Phalacrocorax carbo chromosome 19, bPhaCar2.1, whole genome shotgun sequence.
ATTACCGAGCCTGCAGAGAATCTCTCGTCATCTTTTAAAAGAATCGGATAGTAGCTGAACAACAGTGGAACTTTCTTTAAAGCGCAGACTTTTCTGTGCCAAAGAACTTTCATCAAATCATAAAGTTTTCACATATaaacccagccaaaaccaggacagagaCTAACCAcaggcaaaaaacccaaaccccagacACCCGCCAACCTCTCACTACTAAACAAGTCAGCTCAGGGCTCATTGGCTCAGCAGAACTTGACAGCAGTTTAATCGATTGCTCACCTTGCACACGTTGTGTTGGCATACAGTTGTGACTGGCCGAAACACAACCTCCTGACAGCAGATACACAAGAAGGCCTCTTCAACTTTATTTAGAAATTTCTGTAAAGAGAACGTTTGAACCAATTTATTGCTACTACCCTTGGAAAGAtacagccaaaaaaaccccaaacaccccacATTAAATGCAAGACATCATTTTAGTCACAGAAAGTTTTTCTACAAAGCTCAACAAGATAAAAGATAGTTATATTAAATAAGTTCTGATAACTGTCTTCTTACTGACCCCAAATACAGCGCTTTAAGGTTATGCTGTGGGTGTCTACGCTTAAAAAGAACACTATAGGTCTGAGGTTGTTTAAGACAGCCAAGAGGTTTATGCCTAGGGATAGTATAAAGGCTTGTTGTCACTTCATTATTGGGGGGGAGGCATGATATACCGGTCCGTCTTTGAGAGCTTCTAGTACTTCATTCCACAGTTTTTCATTGGCTTCATCACTTTTTATAAGAGATCTTTGCTGAGATGTCAGCTTGTATGGCTCAACTTTAGGTTTTTTTGGAGTCCCTGTTGGAGAGATAATGagtttttcctccccacctgaaagaaaaacaacaacttcttaaacaaacaaatcaaaagcAACCAGAAAAGAATAACTAggtaaaacacacaaaaacctaCAAGGCTTTCTATATCCACTTGCCTACTCCACAAACCTGctgatttccttttcctctttcctttccccgGGGTATCAAACTCAtctccattattttctttttccttatctttGTTTGCAACAGCTTCCAAATACCCTTCAGGATACTataggaaaacacaaaacaaaaagcatccAATGCAAACACACCAGTTCATAGACTTACAGACCATTACAGGTCGGAAGAATGACCTCTGGAGACCCAGTCCAGGGGTTCTGTTTTAAGCAACGGAGCCTTGCTCTTGCAAAGCGCTTATTCAGACTATAGAAATTCTATACAAGAACGCGAGTTTTGTCCATTTAGCCTCCtgatgtaaaaagaaaacaaacaacctaCAAGACTGAAAGCACTTGCGCCCCCCTCAGTCTAAGGGGGGGGGCTGTCTTGATTCTTACTCAAGGATCATCCTCAATAAGAGCATATAATAGAACAATTCCTGCTGTCCACCAAGTCCATTGCCCAGGGTAACCCTGATGATGTTCCAGAAAAGTACCTGCATTGTTAGGCCAAGCTTCTTCATCCTGTCCTTTCCTTCTTTGGTCCAAGGAGcaggttcttcatcatccctcCTAAGTAAGTAACGCCACACTAAAAATCCAGATTTCCCTGTCTCAGGCCAGTATTTCACAACCTAAAGAAGATAGATGCAAAAGTCCATCATACACTACCAAAACCCATGgccaaagccaatttatcctTCCCTAATTCAGTAGGTGAGTTCAAATCCTTCTTACCTTATATATTCCATCATATCTGTTCCCTTCTACAGGAGCATATTTACTATGTTTGCCTCCTTTTACATTCCTCACCACTCGGACCGGCTTCCCGGCTCTCCAGTCCTTGGCTTCGGCTCCATTTTTGTCATTGATGGGAGCACTGCAGTTCAGAGCCAGAGCTCTGCAAAAGAAAGTCCAGTCAAGAACTCTTCAGTATTAGCGGGAggataaagcaaagcaaagctcgTGTGGTAAAGCCAGCTGCTAAGAAGTAATAAGTTTAAACAATACTATTTTACTCAGAGCCACACACTGATGCAGTTGAGTACAATACTAAGAGTAGCCGCGAACTGGCGTTGTGCTGAACCGCAGCAATGGCTACCAAAGAACTGGAAACCACTGCCTCTTTGCAGATGCAGGAGTCCCTCTGAGTCCCTTCCGAGGAAAAAAGATGTAGCCAAGCTTTTGTTTGTCTTAAGTGGCAACACTTGCAGATACATTGTATAACACCAACAACACCCAGACAGTAATTACGCCTCCTGACTGGGGACCACATTTTGAATAGGTAACTGCGGGGACCACCTCCTCCACTCAAGTCCACGCTTACTTGTAAGAGTAACAGTTCAGAATTACAAACTATCTGGTCTCCCAAGGTCTTCAGGAGGGAGCATGAAAGCTTCTACACTAATTTACTACTCTGTTCCTTAAGTTTTAGTCAATATTAAACGTAATACTAATACCATTTACAGTTCAGTTTCATTGATAGTGCACTGTAAGAAGCATTTCCATTGGGCAACTGATCTGCAGCCTACACCTCAGTGGAAACCTAATTTTGACAGTTTTCCCACTGAGCCAGTTACTTTTGATACAAAGACGACAAACAATTTTTCGGGTTGCAGATTGCCAGCTCCTAAGGTTAGGAACAGAGTGCGAATGGTGCCAACCTGTTCATATTGGTGAGTTTTTGATCACAAGACTGTTCCGCTGTGCGTTTATTTCCAGAAAGATCACGCCCTCCGCTCCCTGTATACGTGAAGGAATTTCCATGATCCTGAAACGTATATGGATGGTTTCAACACATTCACAAAAAATAGTTCAATAAAAGCAGAAGAGTCTTTTCATCAAGTAGCTTTAAAACAGTAttctgaaaaaaggaaagatgtgCCCTCCAGTTAAGCCCCCAGACTCAGTCTATGGTCCACTCTTATACTGCTGAGAGAAGAATCCAGGTGACAACTGTTGCCTTGTCGCAAACCTGAAGAGCACAGAGACCTCTGCCAAGGGAGTGGCGCACCACTCACTCGCACAGGGTCTGCTGGGAGGTGCAGGGGCCGGCTCCAGGTAAGGACAACGTAACTTGTGCCTCAACACGTACGCTGGTACGTGGCCCTGCAGGCAGGACGACGACTTAGAACAACCACAGAGATTTGCAGCTGTCTGTTTTACAAGAGTTCTATCGGGCACCCAGGGTGAGGGGGCACAGTGCCGTCAGGGTCATTAAATGCCCGATATGGAGTGTAAAAAGTAACTAAGGCCACGACTTTGTGGGTAAAACAAGGTAGATTATTTATGCCCAAAAACCAATCAAGATTCACTTACTATGTCATCTTCATAGCCTCCTGCCAGAACCAAGGAATAGGCGCCGTCGTTACTTCTGCCGTGTATACCTGCTACGTGGGGCCTGTGGACACCGGATTCGCTCACCTGAAAGAAACAGCTTTGCTAGGCAACTACTGTCAGCAGGCTACCAACAGTATGACTGCCCATTGGTCTTGGAACTGAACTAATAGTACTATTCCAGATTTGTTTTGCGTAAGTTACAGGGTGAAACTGCTCTCACCACTATCCTCCAAAGAGCTCTGGgtagaagggagaaaaagaaaagtgtctttaaaaaaaataagcgGTTGAATATTTCAGTAAATTGAACACAtggatattttttattacaCTAATTTAGAAATTTGGATCTTTCTCACTGAGAATGATATTATTCTTAAATTCCTGGAGCTTTTTAATatctatattaaaaagaaatgtttgtatAAGGGGATGTGTTTTGAAAGACTTGCAGTAGCAACCTTCACCTCATACTTGAAGAAAACAAGATCTGGATAGGTCAGTGCTTTTAATCCCCAACTTTGTGAGAGAATGAGAAAACCTTCTGTTTAACCTATCTAGGTATTGGACAGAGACCCTTAGCAGGAGACCAAGTGGGAGACACTACTCATCTCCAGAACGAACTACTGGAAGCAAATATGTTTGGTTTGAGGTTTTTCAGTTACCAAAAAAAGTGCTAAAGAAAAACCACTTGAAACGCCTGGACAATGCAGCATTAGTTATGGAACACTTCATCTAGACAAAGCCagaattctttcctttctgcactTACATATCCAGTGACATACACTCCGACATTAACTGTTTCGGGTTTCTCATAAGAGCTGCATCATTCCTGGTTTTCCCTACAGTGGCTCAGGCCAGGATTCAGCTTCATACCTGAACTCTGAACTTCCACATGGTGCCAACCGGAATCCCCGGAATTGGTCCATAGTGGTTCGAGGGGACAATGGTACATTCCTTTGTGCGACCAACACATGCCATGCCCTGTTTCAAAGAGCAAGACCAATCAGCCAAGAATTACAAGGAACTAACACACActattcttcaaaataaaacgGCTTTTGAACTGACCTTGCCCCAGTCTCTCCGCGAGGATGAATTAGCAGATGccatcttttgtttctttttactttcttttaatttctctcctGCTAAAACCACCTCACTTGCATCATTTCGACATTCAGGGCAATACCTAAAGTCACCAGTCAATGAAAATTAGCTAGCAGCAAAGCCTAAATTAAAAGAGAACTTCCTCAAAATATACTGAGTTATAACATTACAATTTCCCCACATGAAACTAGGCAGGGCACTGAAACAACTCTCCATATGGGAGTTTGGCCTGTATTAGCTAGTGTCCTTGCACAATCTTCTAAGGCATTGCAGATGTGTCAGGAAATCAGCTGTATCAAAAATCGTTGTATAAAATGCTTAAACAGGACACAAAGAATAAACCAGTACATTTCACTATGTgtatatatctctatatatcTATCATCATATATATTTCTTACATAAAACAGCGTATGTCACCAGCTTAATATGGCAACGGGGCCTGAGGACTATCTGTAAGTGACCCATAAAAGCCATTACACCAGCTAAGCCTCCTGGCATCTGGTTTGCATTTGGTTTATAGGTAGCTCCAGTTCTCTTTGAACAGGCATATAGACCGCAAAACTAGGAAGCGAAGTTTGAAAGCCACTGGCTTAAAACACACTCTCACTATACTGACGCTTGagaaaagctaagaaaaaaaaccccaaatgacaCAAACATCTCTTCACCTTGTACAGTCACAATATTGCCACCTAAGGGCAGCGTGAAGCCCTAGACCTCTTTCTGCTCCTAATTAGACGGTAATTGCAATACCACACACATACTTAGAACTTACCAATCCTCATCATCTGGTATACTACTAAGGGGAGGGTTGAGGCAGTAGATGTGGAAAGCCATATCACACTCATCACACATTAGCTGTTTATCTGGATCTTGTTTACCTCCACAGATATGGCAAGCACAAATTCTGCAGGTCTTGTTCGGGTTGTCCTTACAAGCTTTACACACAGGTCCATTTTGTCCTGTTAGCAAAAAGAAACCACAGTCTACTTCAGGCTCCAGAAAGTGCCAAGATACGCTGGAAACAGTCAAAGGAGTCACAACTATGAGTGTCTTGGAACTCCTACGCCTTCAATCCTCACAAAGCCAATTAGCAGAATATGACACAGTAAGACCGAGACGTGCAAGAACGAACTATGCAACAGACTCACGTTTTAATGGACAGGCACTAATGGGACAAGCACTGCCTGGTTCTTCAATTTGATAAATTTCGTCCACTAATGTAATTCTGCAGTCATTCAAGGAATCACCAGCATCCCTATAAGGAGAAGTTGATAAAAGTCAAAGAGATCAGACTTTGAAAGTATCATACAGCATGAATTCGCAGCTGTGCATGTACATCGGTGATGCAGACTGGTCTGGTATCAGTCCTGTATCACAagaaacctgttccagcatcACACGATCTGGGACAGTGGCACGACAGCATCACCACGaatcaaataattttcatgcaATTAAAGTGTACCCCCTCTTGCCTCAATGCGAATCCAGGCACTTGTAGCATTCAGTTCATCATTAGTAACTGTTCTCCCTCTTTCAGACTAGCTCTTCTCATATTTTAGAGTTAAAAAGTCAAAATCAATGCAGtgagagggaaaaggggaaatacTCTGGCAACCCTGTGAAAATTTTatctgaaactttaaaaataatttatatacaCAATGTTTTCTCCCCCTGAAGGTGAGGGCCCCTTAGATGTAggctctttttctcctttaggaGGGAACTAGAGTAATTTTTCACCATCTCTATAGAGCGAGGGTTCAGTCTACATTATCGTATCTAGCACAAAATATTACACTGAGTTTTCTGTAAGCCCATTCTGGACAGGTAACACAGTAAACAATTCTTCACCTCTTAGCGAATACAGGGCTTGGCATCCTCCCAACACTATGTGAAGCCACAGATCAGCGTGCCCTGGGATTCCTTAGGGTGCCCAATTCCTCCAGTGGAAGTTCATCAAAGGTGCAGCATGACAAAGTCAATCCCCCAACAAGGACAGCCCAGCCTCTCAGCTCTCCCCAGAGCTCACGATGCAACAAAAAAGGTGcagtgtttttttcagtagagCCATTCAGACCTCATAAAAGTTTAAGCAGAGTTGGGGAATTCAGTTTATTCCACATTACGAGTTTGCTTACCCAAGTAAGATCTTTGCATTTATCTCCTTGACCATTTTCGTTTCCCTTTTTTGCAGAATCTCTGCATCGTACCAGAAGCCTCTCTCTTTTGGTTCATCAGGATTATAGTTGACCATCACCACCTGCCCTACTTCTAGCTGGTGCCACTTCAAAATAGTCCGTGCACGAGCCCGTACATCATTCGAACTCAATTCTACAACTCCATTCTCTGGATAACTTGAAGTAGAAGGGAGGCATGGAgggacagaggagaaaaatcagaTTCAACATCACAAGTTGCTATAAGTGATAGATTTTTTTACCCAGACAGCTCGGTTTAAGAACCGATGCCACACAACATACCAGAATACCATCATGAATAAAGTCTCCTTCTCCCACACAGACACAGCCAGAACCAGGCAGTCTAACTTTGCTGCTATTGTATCTCATTTAAAACTTGGATAAGGGcatttcttatttctaaaaACATGATTCCAGCCCGCTGGAATTCCAACTGCATTGTACAATTACTTGCAATAGTAAGACAAACCTGCGGTTAACAGGGCTCAGCAATGTACCTGCTGTGTCGGCCCAGTTCCATTTTACCTTGTGGGTCTCTACAGTAAGTTTCCCATCAACATTGTGATCCAAACGACTTTATTAGCCAAGAAGGTAACAAAACTCACTCCTCGTATTTCACATGGTATATTACATCATCTTCAGGAATGGCTGTCGGCTGATCAGGGTCTGTGCAACTGTGGGCTGGTTCATTTgtagttttttttctggttacaTTTACAACCTGGGCTTCAAACCACGCTCCCATATTCATATCTCGAGCGTCGACCAAGTCATTGAtctacagaaagcaaagcattcAGCTCaccaaaatggatttttaagtTAAGCATTCATTTCCAAGTCTACCTGAAGATTTGAACAAGTCAAGAACTTCACCATTATCATGATACTTAACAgatcattttgaaaattaagattGCCTTTGCCTTC
Proteins encoded in this region:
- the UHRF1 gene encoding E3 ubiquitin-protein ligase UHRF1, with translation MWIQVRTMDGKETHRVDSLSKLTKVEGLRLRIHEVFGVEPHRQRLFYRGKQMEDGHSLFDYSVGLNDIVQLLVRQSPAVLPAVSKEKDSELSDTDSGCGSGQSESDKSSHNGEGAMELEGQPSTAAQSDWTDPGFGLYKINDLVDARDMNMGAWFEAQVVNVTRKKTTNEPAHSCTDPDQPTAIPEDDVIYHVKYEDYPENGVVELSSNDVRARARTILKWHQLEVGQVVMVNYNPDEPKERGFWYDAEILQKRETKMVKEINAKILLGDAGDSLNDCRITLVDEIYQIEEPGSACPISACPLKRQNGPVCKACKDNPNKTCRICACHICGGKQDPDKQLMCDECDMAFHIYCLNPPLSSIPDDEDWYCPECRNDASEVVLAGEKLKESKKKQKMASANSSSRRDWGKGMACVGRTKECTIVPSNHYGPIPGIPVGTMWKFRVQVSESGVHRPHVAGIHGRSNDGAYSLVLAGGYEDDIDHGNSFTYTGSGGRDLSGNKRTAEQSCDQKLTNMNRALALNCSAPINDKNGAEAKDWRAGKPVRVVRNVKGGKHSKYAPVEGNRYDGIYKVVKYWPETGKSGFLVWRYLLRRDDEEPAPWTKEGKDRMKKLGLTMQYPEGYLEAVANKDKEKENNGDEFDTPGKGKRKRKSAGGEEKLIISPTGTPKKPKVEPYKLTSQQRSLIKSDEANEKLWNEVLEALKDGPKFLNKVEEAFLCICCQEVVFRPVTTVCQHNVCKDCLDRSFKADVYSCPACRYDLGKNYTMQVNETLQTVLTQLFPGYGNGR